The DNA sequence TGAACCTCGGGCCGACCTTGATCGAGTGGGGCGGCGCGCAGCGATGGCTGACCGGCCCGCACCTGGCCCGGCCGATGCGTGCGCAGGTACGCGACCTGGGCGGACATGTGACGCTGTTTCGCGCGGCTTCCGAAGCGCAAGCGCATGAAGTGGGGGTATTCCAGCCGCTGACGGCAGGCCTGGCGGCGATCCATCATCGCCTGAAAAACGAATTCGATCCCTCGGGCGTGTTCAACCCCGGGCGGATGTATCCCGGCCTGTGAGCCGAAGGCGTACCGACTGTCATGCAGACCCAGCTTGCCGAATCCCTGAAAGACACCGCCGACGGCCAGGAAGCCGACGCGATCCTGCGCAAGTGCGTCCATTGCGGTTTCTGCACCGCCACGTGCCCCACTTATCAGGTCACGGGCAATGAACTGGACAGCCCGCGCGGTCGCATCTACCTGATCAAGCAGATGCTGGAAGGCGAGCCTGTCACGGCCGAAACGCAAGGCCATCTCGACAGCTGCCTGACCTGCCGCAATTGCGAATCGACCTGCCCGTCAGGCGTGCAGTACGGCCATCTGGTGGACATTGGCCGCAAGATCGTCAATGAACGGGTGCCCCGGTCCCGCACCGACCGTTTCAAGCGCGCGGTGCTCAAGGAAATGATCGGGTCGCCCGCCTTCAACCTGGCCATGCAGGCCGGGCAGGCGCTGCGCCCCATGTTGCCCGGCGTGCTGGCCGCCAAGGTGCCTACGCGGCGGCCGGCGGGCAACGTTCGCGCGGCCAGACATGCCCGCAACGTGCTCATCCTTGCCGGGTGCGTGCAACCGGCGATGATCCCGGCCATTGATGCCGCAACGATCCGGGTGCTCGATGCCATCGGCGTGGGCGTGCGCGTGGCGGCAGGATCGGGCTGTTGTGGCGCCGTGCGCTTCCACCTGGATGACCAGGACGGCGCCAAAACCCAGATGCGTGCCAACATCGACGCCTGGTGGCCCGATATCGAAGCCGGCACCATTGACGCCATCGTCATGAACGCATCGGGCTGCGGCGCCATGGTGCGCGAATATGCCCACCACCTGCGCCACGATCCGGTCTATTCCGGCAAGGCCGTTCGCGTGTCCGACATGGTCCGCGACATTGCCGAAATCATTGCGCCCCACGCCGATGCCTTGCGACCCCGCGTCACAGCGGGCCTGCCGGCCGGGTCGACCGGGCGCGTGGCCTTCCATCCCCCCTGCACCTTGCAGCACTGGCAGCGCCTGCGGCCCGTGACCGAAAAGCTGCTGGTCGACCTGGGCCTGACCCTGCAGCCCTTTACCGACAGCCACCTATGCTGCGGGTCGGCGGGCACCTACTCGGTGCTGCAGCCAGCCATGGCGGGCGAACTGCGGCGCCGGAAGCTCGACGCCATCGAGGCCGGCGATCCGGAAATGATCCTGTCGTCCAACATCGGCTGCCTGACCCACCTGCAGGGCGGAACGAAAATTCCTGTGCGGCACTGGGTCGAACTGGTGGATACGGCGCTGG is a window from the Pigmentiphaga litoralis genome containing:
- the glcF gene encoding glycolate oxidase subunit GlcF, whose protein sequence is MQTQLAESLKDTADGQEADAILRKCVHCGFCTATCPTYQVTGNELDSPRGRIYLIKQMLEGEPVTAETQGHLDSCLTCRNCESTCPSGVQYGHLVDIGRKIVNERVPRSRTDRFKRAVLKEMIGSPAFNLAMQAGQALRPMLPGVLAAKVPTRRPAGNVRAARHARNVLILAGCVQPAMIPAIDAATIRVLDAIGVGVRVAAGSGCCGAVRFHLDDQDGAKTQMRANIDAWWPDIEAGTIDAIVMNASGCGAMVREYAHHLRHDPVYSGKAVRVSDMVRDIAEIIAPHADALRPRVTAGLPAGSTGRVAFHPPCTLQHWQRLRPVTEKLLVDLGLTLQPFTDSHLCCGSAGTYSVLQPAMAGELRRRKLDAIEAGDPEMILSSNIGCLTHLQGGTKIPVRHWVELVDTALAAG